One part of the Sorangiineae bacterium MSr11954 genome encodes these proteins:
- a CDS encoding TSUP family transporter yields MTLLFLVLAAFFAGVIDSIAGGGGLITLPALLATGMPPHVALATNKGQSSFGVVSSFVSFWRRDGIDRDRVPVAFLSGVAGALAGALMVLAVRPEPLRPVVMALLVVAAIIVAIPRRMRPRVRQLGNPKAVLAGFALAIGFYDGFFGPGAGSLLIVGFTMLFGDSLTRASGNAKVINMASNVTALGLFALRGHVLWSVALPMAAASAAGAFFGSRLAIRRGDRFVGGVVFCVVIAIVVKLGHDFVRH; encoded by the coding sequence ATGACCCTGCTCTTTCTCGTTCTGGCCGCGTTCTTTGCAGGGGTCATCGATTCGATCGCAGGAGGCGGCGGGCTCATCACCTTGCCAGCGCTGCTCGCCACGGGCATGCCGCCGCATGTGGCGCTGGCCACCAACAAGGGCCAATCCTCGTTCGGCGTGGTCTCGTCCTTCGTCTCGTTCTGGCGGCGCGACGGCATCGATCGCGATCGCGTGCCCGTCGCGTTCCTCTCGGGGGTCGCCGGTGCGCTGGCCGGCGCGCTCATGGTTCTCGCCGTGCGCCCCGAGCCGCTGCGGCCGGTGGTGATGGCGCTGCTCGTCGTCGCCGCCATCATCGTCGCCATTCCGCGGCGGATGCGTCCGCGCGTGCGGCAGCTCGGGAACCCCAAAGCGGTGCTCGCCGGGTTTGCGCTGGCCATCGGCTTTTACGACGGATTTTTCGGTCCGGGCGCCGGCTCGCTCCTCATCGTGGGCTTCACCATGTTGTTCGGCGACTCGCTCACGCGCGCGTCGGGCAACGCCAAGGTGATCAACATGGCCTCCAATGTCACCGCGCTCGGCCTCTTTGCGCTGCGCGGTCACGTGCTCTGGAGCGTCGCCCTGCCGATGGCCGCCGCCAGCGCCGCGGGCGCCTTCTTCGGCTCGCGCCTGGCCATCCGCCGCGGCGACAGGTTCGTGGGCGGCGTCGTGTTTTGCGTGGTGATCGCCATCGTCGTGAAGCTCGGTCACGACTTCGTTCGCCACTGA
- a CDS encoding FHA domain-containing protein, whose protein sequence is MKTVTLHDPVLRIGTDPRSQLSIDDATASRTHAVVEVREDGPTLIDLGTNSGTWVNGARVNRCRLRVGDDIRIGSTHIYVERIEEASTPS, encoded by the coding sequence GTGAAGACCGTGACCCTTCACGACCCCGTGTTGCGCATCGGCACCGATCCTCGCAGTCAACTCAGCATCGACGACGCCACCGCTTCACGCACCCACGCGGTCGTGGAGGTGCGTGAGGATGGGCCTACGTTGATCGATCTGGGCACGAACAGCGGCACCTGGGTCAACGGGGCGCGGGTGAACCGCTGTCGGCTGCGCGTGGGCGACGACATCCGCATCGGCTCCACGCACATTTACGTGGAGCGCATCGAGGAAGCGTCGACGCCCTCGTAG
- a CDS encoding TIGR03960 family B12-binding radical SAM protein encodes MSTIAALDHPYASFVQSVEKPARYLGGEFGAQKKDWSAVRARVCLAFPDLYDIGMSHLGFKILYKILNDDPRTLAERCYTPWVDMQKELRERALPLVSLESARPLSDFDVVGFSLQFELTYTNVLAMLDLGRIPLRSADRSDRDPLILAGGPTATHPEPLAPFLDAVVVGDGEERATEVALLWVTLRERGVPRRERLRALAKLEGVYIPSLYSTRVDPDTGFEVVAAPDDPEVPFPVQRSLVDDLNRFPFPDDGPIGGPEAIFDRMSIEIARGCTEGCRFCQAGMIYRPVRERDPEQIVQTALAAVKKSGYDEVSLTSLSTADYSCIAPLIKKVTDKLAPERVSLGVSSLRAYGLEESVLDDIQRVRATGVTFAPEAGSQRMRDVVNKNVTEEQLMTTAERIFSRGWTSMKLYFMIGLPTEEESDVREIPRVGGRAREVGRRIKNKMQGGAPSVTVSVSTHVPKPHTPFQWCAIDAPDSVKQKQRWLAEEAKRAKVELKVHGSDGSWVEAIFARGDRKLGAVLERAYRAGARFDSWDDQLDIDVWREALQAEGVDPARYLGTIPVTARLPWDHIDVGLEEGFLTREYRKALKSRLSPPCGKAAGMFVHHTNLADAEKDERRLVCYDCGVACDLDAMRDQRHDYLTKLGAKERRVLPIVTAAAPVLEAPAAPIAEAPVAAAPVAAAPVAEGEKVAARAEKGKPRTGKKPPPLIVQGEARRYRFAYTKIGRSAFLSHLDLIRALPRAFRRCDLSLFYSSGYHPKPDMMFAPALSLGVSSLTEIIDIKLTCDVDVDERLAALSAGSPEGVDFFAGVRLGAQDPAVSRVIEGARYAVCVPRAVLAGRGGEAWLHERANALLAATESRVLRKIEGVGKWVDVRAFLRQIAVGDPRAAQAAAAAGFVGDLVPILVDLDIRPSGTAKIAEAVQALSPDDPLDYVAVRAGLGRFREQELVSPIELAHFRAPPRASSYEGVDASSMRST; translated from the coding sequence ATGTCGACCATTGCCGCGCTCGATCATCCGTATGCCTCCTTCGTTCAAAGCGTCGAAAAACCGGCGCGTTACCTGGGAGGTGAGTTCGGCGCGCAGAAAAAAGACTGGAGCGCCGTGCGCGCGCGCGTGTGCCTCGCGTTCCCGGATCTGTACGACATCGGCATGAGCCACCTCGGCTTCAAGATCCTCTACAAGATCTTGAACGACGATCCGCGCACCCTGGCCGAGCGTTGTTACACCCCCTGGGTCGACATGCAGAAGGAGCTGCGCGAGCGCGCGCTGCCGCTGGTGTCCTTGGAGAGCGCAAGGCCGCTCTCGGACTTCGACGTGGTGGGCTTCTCGCTCCAGTTCGAGCTCACGTACACCAACGTGCTCGCCATGCTCGATCTCGGACGCATCCCGCTGCGCTCCGCCGATCGCAGCGATCGCGATCCGCTCATCCTCGCAGGCGGCCCGACGGCGACCCACCCCGAGCCGCTCGCTCCCTTCCTCGACGCCGTGGTCGTGGGCGACGGGGAGGAGCGCGCCACGGAGGTCGCGCTCCTGTGGGTGACCTTGCGCGAGCGGGGTGTGCCGCGTCGCGAGCGTCTGCGCGCGCTGGCCAAGCTGGAAGGCGTGTACATTCCGAGCCTGTATTCCACGAGGGTCGATCCCGACACCGGGTTCGAGGTGGTGGCCGCGCCGGACGATCCCGAGGTTCCGTTTCCGGTGCAGCGGTCGCTGGTGGATGACTTGAACCGGTTTCCCTTTCCGGATGATGGTCCCATCGGCGGGCCGGAGGCCATCTTCGATCGCATGTCGATCGAGATCGCGCGAGGGTGCACCGAGGGGTGCCGCTTCTGCCAAGCGGGCATGATTTACCGCCCCGTGCGCGAGCGCGATCCCGAGCAGATCGTGCAGACGGCGCTCGCGGCCGTGAAGAAGTCCGGCTACGACGAGGTGAGCCTCACCTCGCTCTCGACCGCGGACTACTCGTGCATCGCGCCGCTCATCAAGAAGGTGACCGACAAGCTCGCCCCCGAGCGCGTGAGCCTCGGCGTCTCGTCCTTGCGCGCCTATGGGCTCGAGGAGAGCGTGCTCGATGACATCCAACGGGTGCGCGCCACCGGCGTGACATTCGCGCCGGAAGCGGGCAGCCAGAGGATGCGCGACGTGGTGAACAAGAACGTCACCGAAGAGCAGCTGATGACCACGGCCGAGCGCATCTTCTCGCGCGGGTGGACCAGCATGAAGCTCTATTTCATGATCGGGCTGCCCACGGAGGAGGAGAGCGACGTGCGCGAAATCCCGCGGGTCGGCGGGCGCGCGCGCGAGGTGGGGCGGCGCATCAAGAACAAGATGCAGGGCGGCGCGCCGTCGGTCACCGTGAGCGTCTCCACCCACGTGCCCAAGCCGCATACGCCGTTTCAATGGTGCGCCATCGATGCGCCCGACAGCGTGAAGCAAAAGCAGCGCTGGCTCGCCGAGGAAGCGAAGCGCGCCAAGGTGGAGCTCAAGGTGCACGGGTCCGATGGCTCGTGGGTGGAGGCCATCTTCGCGCGCGGCGATCGCAAGCTGGGCGCGGTGCTCGAGCGCGCGTACCGCGCCGGCGCGCGCTTCGATTCGTGGGACGATCAGCTCGACATCGACGTGTGGCGTGAGGCGTTGCAGGCCGAAGGCGTCGATCCGGCGCGCTACCTCGGGACCATCCCGGTGACCGCGCGCCTTCCGTGGGATCACATCGACGTGGGCCTCGAGGAGGGGTTTCTCACGCGCGAGTACCGCAAGGCGCTGAAGAGCCGCCTGTCGCCTCCGTGCGGAAAGGCCGCCGGCATGTTCGTGCACCACACGAACCTGGCCGACGCCGAAAAAGATGAGCGCCGGCTCGTCTGCTACGACTGCGGCGTCGCCTGCGATCTCGATGCGATGCGCGATCAGCGGCACGATTACCTGACGAAGCTCGGCGCAAAAGAGCGCCGTGTGCTGCCGATCGTCACGGCCGCCGCGCCGGTTCTCGAAGCGCCTGCCGCGCCGATCGCCGAAGCGCCAGTCGCCGCCGCGCCGGTCGCCGCTGCGCCGGTCGCCGAAGGCGAAAAGGTCGCGGCGCGCGCCGAAAAAGGCAAACCCCGCACGGGCAAGAAGCCCCCGCCGCTCATCGTGCAAGGCGAGGCGCGCCGCTACCGGTTCGCCTATACGAAGATTGGCCGCAGCGCCTTCCTCTCGCACCTGGACTTGATTCGCGCCCTCCCGCGCGCCTTCCGAAGGTGCGACCTGTCGCTCTTCTACTCCTCCGGCTACCACCCGAAGCCCGACATGATGTTCGCGCCCGCGCTCTCCCTGGGCGTCTCCAGCCTCACGGAGATCATCGACATCAAGCTCACGTGCGACGTCGATGTCGATGAGCGCCTGGCCGCGCTCTCCGCCGGCTCCCCCGAGGGCGTCGACTTCTTCGCCGGCGTTCGCCTCGGCGCGCAAGATCCGGCGGTTTCGCGGGTCATCGAGGGCGCGCGCTACGCCGTGTGCGTCCCGCGCGCAGTGCTGGCCGGGCGCGGCGGCGAAGCTTGGCTGCACGAGCGCGCGAACGCGCTCCTCGCGGCCACCGAGAGCCGCGTGCTGCGCAAGATCGAGGGCGTCGGCAAATGGGTCGACGTGCGCGCGTTCTTGCGGCAGATCGCGGTGGGCGATCCCAGGGCCGCGCAGGCCGCCGCCGCCGCGGGCTTCGTGGGCGATCTCGTGCCCATCCTGGTCGACCTGGACATTCGCCCCTCCGGCACGGCGAAGATCGCCGAGGCCGTGCAGGCGCTATCGCCCGACGATCCGCTCGACTACGTGGCGGTGCGCGCGGGGCTCGGTCGGTTCCGCGAACAGGAGCTCGTCTCGCCCATCGAGCTCGCCCATTTTCGGGCGCCGCCGAGGGCCTCGAGCTACGAGGGCGTCGACGCTTCCTCGATGCGCTCCACGTAA
- a CDS encoding radical SAM protein → MKEDTLVIHEIYASIQGESSFAGLPCTFIRTTGCNLRCSWCDTTQAFYGGTRMPRSAVLARALDTGTDLVELTGGEPLLQPAVFPLMTELCDRNRTVLVETSGEADVSPVDPRVHKIMDLKPPGSGESHRNRWSNLDHITARDELKFVLTGRTDYEWMRGIIRDRHLTSLTPKLLASTAFGTLLPRDLVAWVLEDKLPVRVQLQLHKYIWSHDTQGV, encoded by the coding sequence GTGAAGGAAGACACGCTCGTCATTCATGAGATCTACGCCAGCATCCAGGGGGAATCCTCGTTTGCCGGCCTGCCGTGCACCTTCATTCGAACCACGGGCTGCAACCTGCGCTGCAGCTGGTGCGACACCACGCAAGCCTTCTACGGCGGGACCCGCATGCCCCGCTCGGCGGTGCTCGCGCGCGCGCTCGACACGGGCACCGATCTCGTCGAGCTCACTGGCGGCGAGCCACTCCTTCAACCCGCCGTCTTCCCGCTCATGACCGAGCTCTGCGATCGCAACCGCACCGTTCTCGTCGAGACCAGCGGCGAAGCCGACGTCTCCCCCGTCGACCCTCGGGTGCACAAAATCATGGACCTGAAGCCCCCCGGCTCGGGCGAGTCCCATCGCAACCGCTGGTCCAACCTCGATCACATCACCGCGCGCGACGAGCTCAAATTCGTCCTCACCGGCCGCACCGACTACGAGTGGATGCGCGGCATCATCCGCGATCGCCACCTCACCTCGCTCACGCCCAAGCTCCTCGCCAGCACCGCCTTCGGTACGTTGCTGCCTCGCGATCTCGTCGCCTGGGTACTCGAGGACAAACTGCCGGTGCGCGTGCAGTTGCAGCTCCACAAATACATCTGGTCGCACGACACGCAGGGCGTCTAG
- the fbp gene encoding class 1 fructose-bisphosphatase: MTDPTRTERTSIIPSEGPTSLPLQASSVVGTTLREHVLAGMHAAPGATGQFTSLLNHISLGIRIITTRVRAAGLAGMLGYTGDTNVQGEQVQKLDAFANDVLVNVLERSGHCGLLASEELDEARFATNSGKYVVLFDPLDGSSNIDTNVSIGTIFAILRRRHGEIVPHVEDALQPGRRIIAAGYALYGPSTIFVLSSGHGVDAFTLDPNVGEFFLSHPNIRCPERGNSYSANEGNYARWSKGVRRWNDWVREENKDEGRPYGHRYVGSLVADAHRTLLKGGIFAYPADTKNKKGKLRLLYEANPMAFLFEQAGGAATDGHRSILDIHPDELHQRTPLIFGSKHDVADYEAFASEKRT, from the coding sequence ATGACTGACCCCACACGCACCGAACGCACCTCCATCATCCCCTCGGAAGGGCCGACCAGCCTACCGCTGCAAGCCTCCTCCGTCGTGGGCACCACCTTGCGCGAGCACGTCCTCGCGGGCATGCACGCGGCCCCGGGGGCCACCGGGCAATTCACGTCGCTCTTGAACCACATCTCGTTGGGCATCCGCATCATCACCACGCGCGTCCGCGCGGCGGGTTTGGCGGGCATGCTCGGCTACACGGGCGACACCAACGTCCAGGGCGAGCAGGTGCAAAAGCTCGATGCGTTCGCCAACGACGTGCTGGTCAACGTGCTCGAACGCAGCGGCCATTGCGGGCTTTTGGCGAGCGAGGAGCTGGACGAGGCGCGCTTCGCCACCAACTCCGGCAAGTACGTGGTCCTCTTCGACCCCTTGGACGGGTCGAGCAACATCGACACCAACGTCTCCATCGGCACCATCTTCGCCATCCTCCGCCGCCGCCACGGCGAAATCGTCCCCCACGTCGAGGACGCGCTCCAACCCGGCCGCCGCATCATCGCCGCCGGCTACGCCCTCTACGGCCCGTCGACCATCTTCGTCCTCAGCTCGGGCCACGGGGTCGACGCGTTCACGTTGGATCCCAATGTCGGCGAGTTCTTTCTTTCGCACCCAAATATTCGCTGCCCGGAGCGCGGCAACAGCTACTCGGCCAACGAAGGCAACTACGCCCGCTGGTCCAAGGGCGTCCGCCGCTGGAACGATTGGGTCCGCGAGGAAAACAAAGACGAAGGCCGCCCCTACGGCCACCGCTACGTCGGCTCCCTCGTCGCCGACGCCCACCGCACCCTCCTCAAGGGCGGCATCTTCGCCTACCCGGCGGACACGAAGAACAAGAAGGGCAAACTCCGTCTCCTCTACGAGGCGAACCCCATGGCCTTCCTCTTCGAACAAGCCGGCGGCGCCGCCACCGACGGCCACCGATCGATCCTCGACATCCACCCGGACGAGCTCCACCAGCGCACCCCCCTCATCTTCGGCTCCAAACACGACGTCGCCGACTACGAGGCCTTCGCTTCGGAGAAGCGGACGTAG
- a CDS encoding class I fructose-bisphosphate aldolase: MALTDRVKHILSWYGSESPGVKANLVRLMNTGALAGTGKFVILPVDQGFEHGPARSFAPNPEGYDPDYHFQLAIDAGCNAYAAPLGFLEAGADKFAGQIPLILKVNNSDTLAKVDQPCSAITSSVKDAVRLGACAIGYTIYPGSGQRNRMYEDLRELIAEARSYGLPTVLWAYPRGAGLSKEGELAIDVGAYAAQISAQLGAHIIKIKPPKDFIEQAEAKKVFEKYNIPTKTLADRVRHCVQSAFNGKRIVIFSGGEAKGTEDVLEEVKQIAQGGGFGSIMGRNAFQRPRPEALKLLQSVVQIFKNA, from the coding sequence ATGGCACTTACCGATCGCGTGAAACACATCCTCTCCTGGTACGGTTCGGAGAGCCCGGGCGTCAAAGCGAATCTCGTTCGGCTGATGAACACCGGCGCACTTGCGGGAACCGGCAAGTTCGTGATCCTGCCCGTTGATCAAGGCTTCGAGCACGGTCCTGCACGTTCGTTCGCGCCGAACCCCGAAGGCTACGATCCGGACTACCACTTCCAGCTCGCGATCGATGCAGGCTGCAACGCGTACGCCGCGCCGCTGGGCTTTCTCGAGGCGGGCGCCGACAAGTTCGCGGGGCAGATCCCGCTCATCTTGAAGGTGAACAACTCGGACACGCTCGCCAAGGTGGACCAGCCCTGCAGCGCCATCACCAGCTCGGTGAAGGACGCTGTGCGCCTCGGCGCATGTGCCATCGGCTACACGATTTACCCGGGCTCGGGCCAGCGCAACCGCATGTACGAGGACCTTCGCGAGCTCATCGCCGAGGCGCGCTCGTACGGCCTTCCCACGGTGCTGTGGGCCTACCCGCGCGGCGCGGGGCTCTCGAAAGAGGGCGAGCTCGCGATCGACGTGGGAGCCTATGCCGCGCAGATCAGCGCGCAGCTCGGCGCGCACATCATCAAGATCAAGCCGCCGAAGGACTTCATCGAGCAAGCCGAGGCCAAGAAGGTCTTCGAGAAGTACAACATCCCCACCAAGACCCTGGCCGATCGCGTGCGGCATTGCGTGCAGAGTGCATTCAATGGCAAGCGCATCGTGATCTTCTCCGGCGGCGAGGCCAAGGGCACGGAGGACGTGCTCGAAGAGGTGAAGCAGATCGCGCAGGGCGGTGGCTTCGGATCCATCATGGGACGCAATGCGTTCCAGCGTCCGCGTCCGGAGGCGCTCAAGCTGCTCCAATCGGTGGTTCAGATTTTCAAGAACGCGTGA
- a CDS encoding aspartyl protease family protein, producing MKHRCALAAVHVCVLAYAGCGGAPAPSAAPGPNESGMVVLRAERATMDRGGAPPAGPAKAAVAGPAYARIKLHYDLGGRTFPLPLVHGAIGGEPTWMLVDTGANSHVIAGWLARKAKLDAKNFGDQGTDHAGHAITTSRVDRTQMTLDGWSALPETPTLVTEIPEAVARIGIGAFLSPQQLAYDSALVLDLARAEMYTADSAQAAADLEGKGANPFTAAARACEDRDSPIRGLAFVVPAMVDSVRVSLLLDTGAHRSDLLAHTPAGRRLLPRSVPNREQVYAASGKISTRTVRGAKVSVGAYTTVTDVDILPGESDSSCPRDGVLAMDILRSCIVVFDRSTLTGRCDPALRTPRSGAGK from the coding sequence GTGAAGCACCGCTGCGCTCTGGCCGCAGTCCACGTGTGCGTCCTCGCATACGCGGGCTGCGGCGGCGCACCCGCGCCCTCCGCCGCTCCCGGTCCGAACGAGAGCGGCATGGTGGTGCTGCGGGCGGAGCGCGCGACCATGGATCGCGGCGGGGCGCCGCCCGCGGGCCCGGCAAAGGCGGCCGTCGCCGGGCCGGCGTACGCGCGCATCAAACTGCATTACGATCTCGGGGGCCGCACGTTTCCGCTTCCGTTGGTGCACGGCGCCATCGGGGGCGAGCCCACGTGGATGCTCGTGGACACGGGCGCCAACAGCCATGTGATCGCCGGGTGGCTCGCGCGCAAGGCGAAGCTCGACGCGAAGAACTTCGGCGACCAAGGCACCGATCACGCCGGGCATGCCATCACGACGTCGCGCGTGGATCGCACGCAGATGACCCTCGACGGATGGAGCGCGCTTCCGGAGACGCCCACCTTGGTCACGGAGATCCCCGAGGCGGTGGCGCGCATCGGCATCGGTGCGTTTCTCTCGCCGCAGCAGCTGGCTTACGACTCAGCCTTGGTGCTCGATCTGGCGCGGGCCGAGATGTACACGGCCGACTCGGCACAAGCGGCCGCGGATCTCGAGGGCAAGGGCGCCAACCCGTTCACGGCGGCCGCGCGAGCCTGCGAAGATCGTGACAGCCCGATCCGCGGCCTCGCCTTCGTGGTGCCTGCGATGGTCGACAGCGTGCGCGTCTCGCTGCTCCTCGACACCGGAGCGCATCGTTCGGATCTGCTGGCACATACCCCGGCGGGACGGAGGCTCCTGCCGCGCAGTGTTCCGAACAGGGAACAAGTCTACGCTGCCAGCGGCAAGATCTCGACGCGCACCGTTCGCGGCGCCAAAGTGAGCGTCGGCGCGTACACGACCGTGACGGACGTCGATATCCTCCCGGGCGAGTCCGATTCAAGTTGTCCGCGCGACGGGGTGCTTGCCATGGATATTCTCAGATCGTGCATCGTCGTCTTCGACCGCAGCACCCTCACCGGGCGCTGCGATCCCGCGCTGCGCACCCCTCGCAGCGGGGCGGGCAAGTGA
- a CDS encoding retroviral-like aspartic protease family protein: MRGFGLALAMMACAIALQTEAATPLAPATASAVRKAALRYDVAGIAPLPFVRGTVGREPTWMLLDTGAATHVATAAIVKRAGLRTSGAGDDIDDHAQGTLASTVTDLAHVALEGWGKMPAGKLLVIEQDGASLATKANVGVFLSPQRIDEGHIVILDLRVAELRIADELDVQRTMATRGKDLLGQGVRTCNGVFVIPARVEGQSADLLLDTGATRTALYETAAASKLLAPRATKSSLNGETPSGKVASRTVRAVRLEASDWQTTSDVELIGGKAPEGCTSDGVLGFSALRSCVLVFGPKRGQLRAKC, from the coding sequence GTGCGGGGGTTCGGGCTGGCGCTCGCGATGATGGCGTGCGCGATCGCGCTGCAGACCGAGGCCGCAACGCCGCTCGCGCCAGCGACAGCATCGGCCGTGCGCAAAGCGGCCTTGCGCTACGACGTGGCGGGCATCGCGCCGCTCCCTTTCGTGCGCGGCACCGTGGGGCGCGAGCCTACATGGATGCTCCTCGACACCGGGGCGGCGACCCATGTTGCCACGGCAGCGATCGTGAAACGGGCCGGGCTTCGCACCAGCGGCGCGGGCGACGACATCGACGATCATGCGCAAGGCACGCTCGCCTCGACGGTCACGGACCTCGCCCACGTCGCGCTCGAGGGCTGGGGCAAGATGCCCGCCGGAAAGCTGCTCGTGATCGAGCAAGACGGCGCGAGCTTGGCCACCAAGGCGAATGTCGGCGTCTTTCTCTCCCCGCAGCGCATCGACGAGGGGCACATCGTGATCCTCGATCTGCGGGTGGCGGAGCTGCGCATCGCCGACGAGCTCGATGTTCAGCGCACGATGGCCACCCGCGGCAAGGATCTTTTGGGTCAAGGCGTGCGCACGTGCAACGGCGTTTTCGTGATCCCGGCGCGGGTCGAGGGACAATCGGCCGATCTCCTGCTGGACACCGGCGCCACCCGTACGGCGTTGTACGAGACGGCGGCGGCGAGCAAGCTCCTGGCACCGCGCGCGACCAAGAGCAGCTTGAACGGCGAGACACCTTCCGGAAAGGTCGCGTCGCGGACCGTGCGCGCGGTGCGCCTCGAGGCTTCGGACTGGCAAACCACCTCCGATGTCGAATTGATTGGGGGCAAGGCGCCCGAGGGATGCACCAGCGACGGGGTGTTGGGGTTCTCGGCGCTGCGCTCGTGCGTCTTGGTCTTTGGACCAAAGCGCGGGCAATTGCGCGCGAAGTGCTGA